The uncultured Treponema sp. genomic interval ATTTAAATTCAGAGCGTGCCTTACAAGTTCGCCGGCATTGCGAGTCTTGTTTTTTTTCAAAAGCAAGTCGGCGTAATTTTCTATAGCTTCAAGCCAGCCCGGTTTTGTCTTTAATGCGGCTTCATATTCAGACTGGGCTTTTTCAAATTCACCAAGAGCGTCATAGCTTTTTGCAAGATTCAAATGAAGAATCGGATGGTTCGGATCAATTTTAAGTCCGCGCAAGTAAGAAGAAACTGCGTCTTTATGTTGATTTTTCAATGCATAAATTGAACCGATATGATTGAATGCAAGAACGTCCTCTGGATTTTCTTCGACAACTCTGTTAAAGCAATTAAGCGCATCATCATATTTTCCCATCAGCTTGAATGTAAAGCCCAGATTGTAAAAAGACTGAACATTTGACTCATCCGCAATAACCGCCTGCTCAAGGACAGAAATAGAATCGTCGTATTTTTTAAGGCGGCGGTAAACTCCTCCAAGCGAATTCAAGGCTTCAACATTTTTTGAATCAATGCGGATAATTTCATTAAAATAAGCAAGAGCTTTTTCATCATCGCCGCTTTTTACATAAAGATTTCCCAAGGAACTAAGAAGCTCAACATTCTGCGGATCGCTTTTTAAAAGTCCTTTGTAAATGCGGGCTGCCTGTTCAAAATCCCTGGAAAGAATCGCGGCGTTTGCCCTGTCCAAAATTCCATTGTTTCGCTTGCTCTCGTTATCCATAACTTTCTTCCTATTTTCTTGAAGGCCGGGCAAAAACTTCTTTGGAAAGTTCGCCCATAATCCTTGAGTCGTATTTTGAGTAAGAGGCTATTGCAAAGTAATAAATTTTTCCGTTCTTCAAGCCGTTTAATTTTATAGAAACAGAATTTCCTGCGTCAATAGGAGACTGACCTTCTAATGCTTCTCTGCCCAGATATTCACCCGGACGTTCTCCGTAAAAAACATAGTAGCCACCAACGCTGTCATCAACTGAATAAGGCCAGGTCAAAACAACAGAGCCGTCCATAGGAACAGCAGTCAGTTTGAACGGAGCAAGCGGAGAAGGAATTTCTTTGTAGTTTATGCTTAGCTGTGCAACAGAAGGGGTGCGAGAGCCTTTTCCGTCTGGATACAATTCCGCTGCAATTTGAAAGTAAAGTCCTGAAACATTTTCAATTTTTTCTCCAGGCTTTACAGGAATCCATTTAGGAAAATCCTCTGTCCAGTTATAAAAGTTGTCTCCGCTGCGGATAAAAAATTCAACTCCTGTTTCTGACGGCTTGTCCACAATCGCATCAATGCTTACAACGCTTGAGCCTTGGCTTAAAAGAATTGGTTCAGTTTCAAATCTTCCGCCTGAAATTTTATAGTTGTCAATTCCAAGGTTTTCTGAAACTTCGCTTTTTGATGTGCGCTGAATTCTAAAGTCGTCAATCAAGCCTGTGTATTGCGGACAAATATCAATGTCGGCAGGAACTCCCATAATCGGAGAGTAAACAGAGCCGCCTGTTTCATGCCCGGAAGTTGTAACGTATTTTAAATCTTCAAGCTTGCCGTTGATTCTATATTCAAACGCGCCTGTGTCCTGATCAAAATGAATTGCATGGTGCATCCAAATTTCTGGAATTATTGTTGTGTAGCTTGAAAGTGTTATTTCGCCGCCGTCTTTTACATATCCGTTGAAAACATTTGTAAACGACCATTCAAGATGATTTCCAAAGAAGCTTGCCGTAATCATCTGATAAAGCGGATAGCCTGCGACAGTTCTTGATGACCGCCATGAAAAAACAATTTCTCCGTTTTCTGCAATTGAAGGCTTGAGCCAGAATTCAATTGTGATTGAGCCTCCCTGTCCTTGCTTTCCAAAAATCGTATCTTTTCCGCCGCGCAAACGAACTCCGCCAGTTCCGCGTGAAAGTCCGGAATATTTTCCCATAAATGATTTTTCCGCAGGAACTAGAGAATTGCTTGTAACAGAATAATTTCCAGAAACGTCTTTTACTTCATTGTTTTCAAAATTAATAAGAAGATCCGTGTCTTTATCTAAAGGCCTGCTGTTGGTGGCAAGAACCATCGCGTCATAGCCGAACCTGCCCTTCCCTTGAACAATTCCGTCCATTTTTGAAAGTGCCGGCCAGCCATCTTTTCCGCCAAGCACAATGGATTTTTCCTGTGCAAAGGCAGTATTCAAAAGCGCGAAAAAAAATGCTATAATTGCAGTCAAAATATTTTTATTCATAATATGAACGACCATAAAATAAATTCTACGCCAAAACTTTCACATAGAGAGATTCTTCATCAGACCGCGCTCAAAGCACCGTTAAAAAGCGGAGTTTATCTTTGGCGGAATGAAGAACAAACCGTAATCTATGTAGGCAAAGCAAAAAATTTAAAAAACAGGCTCACTTCGTATTTCAGCGGAAACAAGGACATAAAGACAAGACTGCTCATAAGTCGCGCCCGCTCAATTGAGTATATTACAACCGACAATGAATATGAAGCTTTTCTTCTTGAAAACAACCTCATAAAAAAATATTCACCGCGCTATAATATCAGCCTGAAGGACGGAAAATCTTATCCTGTAATAAAAGTTACAAAAGAAAAATTTCCGCGCCTTTTTAAAACAAGAAACATAACACACGACGGCTCAATTTATTTCGGACCGTTTCCTGACGCTTCGGCATTGGATTCATTTTTAGAAACGCTCTATGAAATCTATCCGCTGCGAAGGTGCAAAAAATTTCGCGAAAAAAATTTTCCGTGCATGTATTACCATATAGGAAGATGCAAAGCCCCGTGCTGCAAAAAAACAAATGAATCCACCTATAATGAATTTATCGAAGAAATTTGCTCGCTACTTGAGGGCAAAGGCGAAGAAACTGTAAAAAAACTTCAAGTCCAGATGAAGGAAGCTGCAAAAAACTTGAACTTTGAAAAAGCCGCAAGACTGCGCGATGGAATTAAAGCGTTGGAAATTCTTCAGCACAGAAACATCGTTGAAAATTTTGAAGGCACAGACAAAGATTACATTGCTCCTTGGCGTGAAGGCGAGCTTGTTAGCTTTACAGTTCTAAAAATGCGCGGCGGAAAACTTCTTGGCAGAGACAACTACAGAACGGTAAGCCTAAACGAGGATTCAGAGCTTATCCCGGAATTCATGGCTTCATACTACAACGAAAAAGAGCTTATTCCTCCGCAGATTTTTATAATGCAAAGCGACGGAACAGAATTTATGAAGCGGTGGATTTTTGAAACTTACGGAATCAAAACTGAAATAGTCGCAGTAAACGAAAATTCTCCAAGTGTTCACAAAGCCGCAATAGGAATGGCGCAGCAAAATGCAAAGGAAGACATAGTTCGCAGAATGAGAGAGCGAGGAGACTTTCCGGCAATGGAAGAGCTTAAAAAAGAACTGTCACTTCCAAATCTTCCGGCAAGAATCGAAGGATTTGACATTGCGCATATAGGCGGAAAATTTCCAGTCGCCAGCTTAATCAGTTTTTACAACGGAAACCCTGACAAGAAAAGCTACAGGTATTTCAGGCTGAAAACAACAGACGGAATAATAGATGACTTTGCTTCAATGAAAGAGGCGGTTTCAAGAAGGTACACAAGGCTTGTAAACGAAAAAAAAGAATTGCCTGATTTGATTTTAATAGATGGCGGAATAGGACAAGTAAATGCGGTTGATTCCATTTTAAAATCGCTTGACCTTGACATTCCAATTGCAGGTCTTGCAAAGCGCGATGAAGAAATTTACCGCCCCGGAAACAGTACGCCAATCTGCCTTCCAAAGCGAAGCGATGCCCTTAGGTTGCTTCAGCGTGTGCGCGACGAAACACATAGATTCGCCACAAGCCGGAACCAAGAACTCAGAACAAAAGAAAACACAGTTTCGCCTTTTACAAAAATACATGGAATAGGTCCAAAGCGAGATGCACTTTTAATGAAGAAATTCGGCACGCTCAAAAATCTTGCAGAATCAAATGAAAATGAAATTTCAGAAACTTTAAAAGTACCAGAAGAAGCCGCAAAGGAAATTTTGTTTTCCGCAAAAAAACTTTTCCAAGAGCAAAACGCTTTGCTTCAAAAACAAAGGCTTTCTATTGGAGCAGCCGGAACAACAAAAGAAAAGGCCGCACGAAGCAAGCTTAATGAAAACTTGGCATCGGCAGCCCTTGAAGTTGCAAGTCCTGATGATTTTTAGAAAGGTTTTACAGTAACGCCCAACGCAAGCATCACAACATTTTTTGAAAGCTCCATTGTGTATCCTGCTTTTTTGTAATCCTCGCTGAAATATTTGCAGTACATCGCAGAGCCAGAAACTGTAACAAGTTTTACAGGCGAATATTCAACGCCAGCGCCAATAACAAAGTTGTCAAGAACAGGGCTGAACACATTGTTCACATCAGACTTTGAGCCTTGCTTTCCATAAGAAAAACCAGTTCCAAAGCTAAGCTGCTCATTCAATCTGTAGTCCGCGCCAAGAGCAATTTCCCAAGAATCATCGTAGTCATATTCAGAGCGGTCAATCGGACTTTCAATTGTAGCCTGCTTGTTGAAGTAATAGTTGAAACTCATGCTCGCATTCAGTTTGTCAAAGAAAGTGTAGCCCACACCAAGATTCAAAACAGCCGGCAAATCATTTTTAAAGTTGTCGCCTTCATCAGCATTAAGGAAAGAAGATGCATACGCGCCAGTCAAGTCATCGTATTTGTATTTGAGTTTTGTAATTGTCTGATACTGAATTCCAACATCGAGAGTATTCCAAGGCTTGATATGAACACCGAAGATTCCGCCAAATCCATATCCGTTGGAGTCATAGCCGATTTTTGAGCTTCCGCCGTTTACTGACTGCAAGCC includes:
- a CDS encoding LamG-like jellyroll fold domain-containing protein, which translates into the protein MVVHIMNKNILTAIIAFFFALLNTAFAQEKSIVLGGKDGWPALSKMDGIVQGKGRFGYDAMVLATNSRPLDKDTDLLINFENNEVKDVSGNYSVTSNSLVPAEKSFMGKYSGLSRGTGGVRLRGGKDTIFGKQGQGGSITIEFWLKPSIAENGEIVFSWRSSRTVAGYPLYQMITASFFGNHLEWSFTNVFNGYVKDGGEITLSSYTTIIPEIWMHHAIHFDQDTGAFEYRINGKLEDLKYVTTSGHETGGSVYSPIMGVPADIDICPQYTGLIDDFRIQRTSKSEVSENLGIDNYKISGGRFETEPILLSQGSSVVSIDAIVDKPSETGVEFFIRSGDNFYNWTEDFPKWIPVKPGEKIENVSGLYFQIAAELYPDGKGSRTPSVAQLSINYKEIPSPLAPFKLTAVPMDGSVVLTWPYSVDDSVGGYYVFYGERPGEYLGREALEGQSPIDAGNSVSIKLNGLKNGKIYYFAIASYSKYDSRIMGELSKEVFARPSRK
- the uvrC gene encoding excinuclease ABC subunit UvrC, with amino-acid sequence MNDHKINSTPKLSHREILHQTALKAPLKSGVYLWRNEEQTVIYVGKAKNLKNRLTSYFSGNKDIKTRLLISRARSIEYITTDNEYEAFLLENNLIKKYSPRYNISLKDGKSYPVIKVTKEKFPRLFKTRNITHDGSIYFGPFPDASALDSFLETLYEIYPLRRCKKFREKNFPCMYYHIGRCKAPCCKKTNESTYNEFIEEICSLLEGKGEETVKKLQVQMKEAAKNLNFEKAARLRDGIKALEILQHRNIVENFEGTDKDYIAPWREGELVSFTVLKMRGGKLLGRDNYRTVSLNEDSELIPEFMASYYNEKELIPPQIFIMQSDGTEFMKRWIFETYGIKTEIVAVNENSPSVHKAAIGMAQQNAKEDIVRRMRERGDFPAMEELKKELSLPNLPARIEGFDIAHIGGKFPVASLISFYNGNPDKKSYRYFRLKTTDGIIDDFASMKEAVSRRYTRLVNEKKELPDLILIDGGIGQVNAVDSILKSLDLDIPIAGLAKRDEEIYRPGNSTPICLPKRSDALRLLQRVRDETHRFATSRNQELRTKENTVSPFTKIHGIGPKRDALLMKKFGTLKNLAESNENEISETLKVPEEAAKEILFSAKKLFQEQNALLQKQRLSIGAAGTTKEKAARSKLNENLASAALEVASPDDF
- a CDS encoding outer membrane protein transport protein, whose translation is MKKIALLAFTAGLGFAFAGGVDNKTNLNQGYMRNPSRNTETLRPEAVLYNIGGTAFMNDGLYFELGNQFVLKNYADKLDGQKFEDDQNVYFYPNAEIVYKKDNWAAFFGFGVFGGGGTLDYSDGTGLTSLALQSGFANKLKSNLPLLIASGACTPQTAASYIASASAKMAAHSLEVYSVQLGEILGASYKINDMISVAAAGRFMHGEQNITLKCDGLQSVNGGSSKIGYDSNGYGFGGIFGVHIKPWNTLDVGIQYQTITKLKYKYDDLTGAYASSFLNADEGDNFKNDLPAVLNLGVGYTFFDKLNASMSFNYYFNKQATIESPIDRSEYDYDDSWEIALGADYRLNEQLSFGTGFSYGKQGSKSDVNNVFSPVLDNFVIGAGVEYSPVKLVTVSGSAMYCKYFSEDYKKAGYTMELSKNVVMLALGVTVKPF